The Aedes albopictus strain Foshan unplaced genomic scaffold, AalbF5 HiC_scaffold_137, whole genome shotgun sequence genome window below encodes:
- the LOC115255651 gene encoding uncharacterized protein LOC115255651, with protein MRVPTSQVPTKESHRKLVQKESAGVKKEKAEIKRVGDAERAAGQSERMIQKMEGEIVDQSDVAGSRWRGCAVEPGVVGSTGSIRQGNGGSQSYSSGQAPGAQTDDGSGHMGHPVARSPGPKLGRRIVAKQGWISTKRWRIK; from the exons ATGAGAGTTCCAACGTCGCAGGTTCCAACCAAAGAAAGTCATCGGAAGCTGGTCCAGAAGGAATCCGCTGGGGTTAAGAAGGAGAAGGCTGA GATAAAGAGAGTCGGAGATGCTGAACGAGCTGCTGGACAGTCCGAGCGGATGATTCAGAAGATGGAGGGTGAGATCGTAGATCAATCGGATGTCGCCGGAAGTCGATGGCGCGGATGTGCCGTTGAGCCCGGAGTAGTTGGAAGCACAGGAAGCATTCGACAGGGCAATGGTGGTTCTCAATCGTACTCAAGTGGACAAGCTCCAGGGGCACAAACAGATGATGGAAGCGGACATATGGGCCACCCGGTGGCACGGAGTCCTGGGCCAAAGTTGGGGCGCCGAATAGTTGCGAAACAGGGCTGGATTTCTACCAAAAGGTGGCGAATCAAGTGA